A window of the Streptomyces sp. NBC_00250 genome harbors these coding sequences:
- a CDS encoding response regulator, with translation MSVRILLCDDHVVVRAGLLALLGSTPDIEVVGEAGSGEEAVAMAAKLKPDVVLMDLQLGAGIDGVEATRLIAPTGVHVLVLTTYDTDADITRAIEAGATGYLLKAERPEELFAAIHSAAQGRTALSPPVASRVMDRMRGAAGPSLTDRERDILGQLGRGLGNREIARALFISEATVKTHLGRIYAKLGVDTRAGAVAVAKERRLLP, from the coding sequence ATGTCCGTACGGATCCTCCTCTGCGACGACCACGTCGTCGTCCGCGCCGGCCTGCTGGCCCTGCTCGGCAGCACCCCCGACATCGAGGTCGTCGGCGAGGCCGGCAGCGGCGAGGAGGCCGTCGCGATGGCGGCGAAGCTGAAGCCGGACGTCGTCCTGATGGACCTGCAGCTCGGCGCGGGCATCGACGGCGTGGAGGCGACCCGGCTGATCGCCCCCACGGGAGTCCACGTCCTCGTTCTCACCACGTACGACACGGACGCCGACATCACCCGGGCGATCGAGGCGGGCGCCACCGGCTACCTCCTGAAGGCCGAGCGGCCCGAGGAACTGTTCGCCGCGATCCACTCGGCCGCCCAGGGCCGCACCGCCCTCTCCCCGCCGGTCGCCAGCCGGGTCATGGACCGGATGCGGGGCGCGGCGGGCCCGAGCCTCACGGACCGGGAGCGGGACATCCTGGGCCAGCTCGGCCGGGGCCTCGGCAACCGCGAGATCGCGCGGGCCCTGTTCATCAGCGAGGCGACGGTGAAGACCCACCTGGGCCGCATCTACGCGAAGCTCGGCGTCGACACGCGCGCGGGCGCCGTCGCGGTCGCGAAGGAACGACGCCTGCTGCCGTAG
- a CDS encoding GNAT family N-acetyltransferase, protein MIVEALAPKALEDGAALPGPLLTELTALYASNEEFQQLSGDFPDPSDIRPEQVAAALADELARPTAEVLLARSEGRLVAVALTLGRHPDPAEPEPWLGLLMVHGDERRAGHGRRLAAYVEDRFRAEGRTGLRLAVLENNPKALAFWTSLGYEETDRRPDLAHGRACVVMRKALARPRSG, encoded by the coding sequence GTGATCGTCGAAGCCCTCGCGCCCAAGGCCCTGGAGGACGGTGCGGCCCTCCCGGGCCCGCTGCTCACCGAACTCACCGCGCTGTACGCCTCGAACGAGGAGTTCCAGCAGCTGAGCGGCGACTTCCCGGACCCGTCCGACATCCGGCCCGAGCAGGTCGCGGCCGCCCTCGCCGACGAACTCGCCCGGCCCACCGCCGAAGTCCTGCTCGCCCGCTCCGAGGGCCGGCTCGTCGCCGTCGCCCTCACCCTCGGCCGCCACCCCGACCCGGCGGAACCCGAACCGTGGCTCGGACTCCTCATGGTCCACGGGGACGAACGGCGCGCGGGCCACGGACGCCGGCTCGCCGCGTACGTCGAGGACCGCTTCCGCGCCGAGGGCCGCACCGGCCTGCGTCTCGCCGTCCTGGAGAACAACCCGAAGGCCCTCGCCTTCTGGACCTCCCTCGGTTACGAGGAGACCGACCGCCGCCCCGACCTCGCCCACGGCCGCGCGTGCGTGGTCATGCGGAAGGCCCTGGCCCGACCCCGATCAGGGTGA
- a CDS encoding NUDIX domain-containing protein yields the protein MNAEPMNTPVRRRVSAYAICVEREQLLLTRLSEASPVFEPGLWHLPGGGIDPGEQPVEALARELYEETGRVLAGARLVDARTYTATRNGVAWHLVAVFYAVELRPGDPLVVTETDGSTEAVAWRPLTGPAEELSPAAADALTLIGVGPGPSA from the coding sequence ATGAACGCGGAACCGATGAACACCCCTGTGCGCAGACGCGTCTCGGCCTACGCGATCTGCGTCGAGCGCGAGCAGCTGCTCCTGACCCGTCTGTCGGAGGCCTCGCCGGTCTTCGAGCCCGGTCTCTGGCATCTCCCGGGCGGCGGGATCGACCCCGGCGAGCAGCCGGTGGAGGCGCTGGCGCGCGAGCTGTACGAGGAGACGGGCCGGGTGCTCGCCGGGGCCCGGCTGGTCGACGCCCGTACGTACACGGCCACCCGGAACGGTGTGGCCTGGCACCTGGTGGCGGTCTTCTACGCGGTGGAGCTCCGCCCCGGTGATCCCCTGGTCGTCACCGAGACGGACGGCAGTACGGAGGCCGTCGCGTGGCGGCCGCTGACCGGGCCGGCGGAAGAGCTCTCCCCGGCGGCGGCCGACGCGCTCACCCTGATCGGGGTCGGGCCAGGGCCTTCCGCATGA
- a CDS encoding histidine kinase, with protein sequence MTRPTETDQDPDAPWLARVMHIAFFLLLGASLARFLLRHPWEDRSPWIVALSGALASLYLLGPVVGTRAAPRRIAWLSTVVAVWILLVVLAPSFAWCAVPLFYTGLRTLPARAALGLVTLLTAFVVFAQVQLAHGGWDPNLIVAPPAVAAIATGVFVYSDRQAARQRALIDDLIRTRRELAAIERREGTLAERQRLSMEIHDTLAQGLSSQQMLLQAADRTWDSDPATARRHVRTAESIAERNLAEARRFVHDLAPADLAEGGGLEEALRGLAARESTAFRVDGTAVPLPERVQSALLRIAQGALANIREHAGADSAALTLTYLDDQVVLDIADDGRGFDPVEKPGGVRGHGLPAMRVRARQLGGTLTVESTPGEGTVLSAAIPLPGPHQNPNPHPHPHPHPHQSPPSQSTPPSNPFSQES encoded by the coding sequence GTGACACGGCCGACGGAGACGGACCAAGACCCGGACGCCCCCTGGCTGGCGCGGGTCATGCACATCGCCTTCTTCCTCCTCCTCGGCGCCTCGCTCGCCCGCTTCCTGCTGCGGCACCCCTGGGAGGACCGCAGCCCCTGGATCGTCGCCCTCTCCGGCGCCCTCGCCTCCCTCTACCTCCTCGGCCCCGTCGTCGGCACCCGCGCGGCGCCCCGCCGGATCGCCTGGCTGAGCACGGTCGTCGCCGTCTGGATCCTCCTCGTCGTCCTCGCACCGAGCTTCGCCTGGTGCGCGGTGCCGCTCTTCTACACGGGCCTGCGCACCCTCCCGGCGCGGGCGGCGCTCGGCCTGGTCACGCTGCTCACCGCGTTCGTGGTGTTCGCGCAGGTGCAGCTCGCGCACGGCGGCTGGGACCCGAACCTGATCGTCGCCCCGCCGGCCGTCGCCGCCATCGCCACCGGAGTGTTCGTGTACTCGGACCGGCAGGCGGCCCGGCAGCGGGCGCTCATCGACGACCTGATCCGCACCCGGCGCGAGCTCGCCGCGATCGAGCGCCGCGAGGGCACCCTCGCCGAGCGCCAGCGGTTGTCGATGGAGATCCACGACACCCTGGCGCAGGGCCTGTCCAGCCAGCAGATGCTGCTGCAGGCGGCCGACCGCACCTGGGACAGCGACCCGGCGACCGCCCGCCGCCATGTCCGTACGGCCGAGTCCATCGCCGAACGCAACCTCGCCGAGGCCCGCCGCTTCGTGCACGACCTCGCTCCGGCCGATCTCGCCGAGGGCGGCGGCCTCGAAGAGGCCCTGCGCGGCCTGGCCGCCCGCGAGTCGACGGCCTTCCGCGTCGACGGGACGGCCGTGCCGCTCCCCGAACGGGTGCAGTCGGCGCTGCTCCGCATCGCGCAGGGCGCCCTCGCCAACATCCGCGAGCATGCCGGCGCCGACTCCGCCGCCCTGACCCTCACGTACCTCGACGACCAGGTGGTCCTGGACATCGCCGACGACGGCCGCGGCTTCGACCCGGTCGAGAAGCCGGGCGGGGTACGGGGGCACGGGCTGCCCGCGATGCGCGTGCGGGCGCGGCAGCTGGGCGGCACCCTGACAGTCGAGTCCACCCCGGGCGAGGGCACGGTGCTCTCGGCCGCGATCCCGCTCCCGGGCCCGCACCAGAACCCGAACCCGCACCCGCACCCGCACCCGCACCCGCACCAGAGCCCGCCCTCGCAGTCGACCCCGCCCTCGAACCCGTTCTCCCAGGAGTCCTGA
- a CDS encoding GlcG/HbpS family heme-binding protein has translation MKKILFGATAAAVVAAGTFGAVSANASAPAAAPAAVVRADAGDDNLQQSTHLTIEAATKAAQATLDAAEKENQRVSVAVVDRNGNTIVTLRGDGAGPQSYESAEKKAYTAVSWNAPTSVLAGRLAQAPNLKDIPGTLFLAGGAPVTAKGAPIAGIGVAGAPSGDLDEKFAQAGVAALGK, from the coding sequence ATGAAGAAGATCCTCTTCGGTGCCACCGCCGCCGCTGTCGTCGCCGCCGGTACCTTCGGCGCCGTCTCCGCGAACGCCTCCGCCCCGGCCGCCGCCCCCGCCGCCGTGGTCCGCGCCGACGCCGGGGACGACAACCTCCAGCAGTCGACGCACCTGACGATCGAGGCCGCGACCAAGGCTGCGCAGGCGACCCTCGACGCCGCCGAGAAGGAGAACCAGCGCGTCTCCGTCGCCGTCGTCGACCGCAACGGCAACACCATCGTCACCCTCCGCGGCGACGGCGCGGGCCCGCAGTCCTACGAGTCGGCCGAGAAGAAGGCGTACACCGCCGTCTCCTGGAACGCCCCGACCTCCGTCCTCGCCGGCCGCCTCGCCCAGGCCCCGAACCTGAAGGACATCCCCGGCACCCTCTTCCTCGCCGGTGGCGCCCCGGTGACCGCCAAGGGTGCCCCGATCGCGGGCATCGGTGTCGCCGGCGCCCCCTCGGGCGACCTCGACGAGAAGTTCGCCCAGGCCGGCGTCGCCGCCCTCGGCAAGTAA
- a CDS encoding TerD family protein, whose amino-acid sequence MAVSLSKGGNVSLTKEAPGLTAVTVGLGWDVRTTTGTDFDLDASAIGVDAAGKVASDAHFVFFNNKSTPDQTIVHTGDNRTGEGGGDDEQINVNLAALPPNVDKIVFPVSIYDAVNRSQNFGQVRNAYIRIVNQAGGAELARYDLSEDAAVETAMVFGELYRNGAEWKFRAVGQGYASGLEGIARDFGVNL is encoded by the coding sequence ATGGCTGTGAGCCTGTCCAAGGGCGGCAACGTCTCTCTGACCAAGGAGGCCCCGGGCCTCACCGCTGTCACCGTGGGCCTCGGCTGGGACGTCCGTACGACCACCGGCACCGACTTCGACCTCGACGCCTCGGCGATCGGCGTGGACGCGGCGGGCAAGGTCGCCTCCGACGCGCACTTCGTCTTCTTCAACAACAAGTCGACGCCGGACCAGACCATCGTCCACACCGGTGACAACCGCACCGGCGAGGGCGGCGGCGACGACGAGCAGATCAACGTCAACCTCGCGGCCCTCCCGCCGAACGTCGACAAGATCGTCTTCCCGGTCTCCATCTACGACGCGGTCAACCGCTCGCAGAACTTCGGCCAGGTGCGCAACGCGTACATCCGCATCGTCAACCAGGCCGGCGGCGCCGAGCTCGCCCGCTACGACCTCTCCGAGGACGCCGCCGTCGAGACCGCCATGGTCTTCGGCGAGCTGTACCGCAACGGCGCCGAGTGGAAGTTCCGCGCGGTCGGCCAGGGCTACGCCTCGGGTCTCGAGGGCATCGCCCGCGACTTCGGCGTCAACCTCTGA
- a CDS encoding response regulator transcription factor yields the protein MEESAAARRPVRVLVADDEAMVRAGVRAILARDERAEVVAEAADGHEAVELTRRHRPDVVLLDIRMPGLDGLAAAVRIHRVQPTAGVIMLTTFGEDAFISRALEEGASGFLLKADDPRELLHGVQAVGAGGAYLSPRVAARVIAGLRAHRAARPHRPLDHLTPRERDVLAGLGVGLSNAEIGARLHLVEGTVKAHVSAVLAKLGARNRVEAAITAHEAGLVPPMNPEGNR from the coding sequence GTGGAAGAGAGCGCAGCAGCCCGCCGTCCGGTCCGTGTCCTGGTGGCGGACGACGAGGCGATGGTCCGGGCCGGGGTGCGGGCCATCCTGGCCCGGGACGAGCGGGCGGAGGTGGTCGCGGAGGCCGCCGACGGGCACGAGGCCGTCGAGCTGACCCGCCGGCACCGCCCCGACGTGGTCCTCCTCGACATCCGGATGCCGGGCCTCGACGGCCTGGCGGCGGCGGTACGGATCCACCGCGTGCAGCCGACGGCCGGCGTGATCATGCTGACGACCTTCGGGGAGGACGCGTTCATCTCGCGCGCGCTCGAAGAAGGGGCCAGCGGTTTCCTGCTGAAGGCGGACGACCCCCGGGAGCTCCTCCACGGGGTCCAGGCGGTGGGCGCGGGCGGGGCGTATCTGTCTCCGAGGGTGGCCGCCCGGGTCATCGCGGGCCTGCGCGCCCACCGGGCGGCCAGGCCCCACCGCCCTCTCGACCACCTGACGCCACGGGAGCGGGACGTGCTCGCGGGGCTCGGCGTCGGACTCTCCAACGCGGAGATCGGCGCCCGGCTCCATCTGGTCGAGGGCACCGTGAAGGCACACGTCAGCGCGGTCCTCGCCAAGCTCGGGGCCCGCAACCGGGTGGAGGCCGCCATCACCGCGCACGAGGCGGGACTGGTCCCGCCGATGAACCCGGAGGGGAACCGATGA
- a CDS encoding M1 family metallopeptidase, protein MTQRNRTDRHHRTGAAAGGLAAALTALALLAGGCTEATGGVRGTPGAAGLRDPFFPKLGNGGYDVSRYALTLAYDPRTGRLDGTAEITARATQDLSAFNLDLAGLTVDRASVDDAPAAANRAGNELTLRPLEEIREGAEFRASVTYGGVPEPITDADGSEEGWLRTDDGAVAVGEPAGSMTWFPGNHHPSDKAAYTLTLTVPAGLEGISNGVRTARRTTADGRVTTEWRTTEPMASYLATVAIGRYETDGAGSATAPGSLPVLTAAERSVAAGSAALRDEIPEIIDRQTRRFGPYPFSTAGAIVTEDGTLGYALETQTRPVFPAAAFDRTTLVHELAHQWFGNSVTPATWRDLWLNEGFATYAEWLYTEEYEHVPARTHFERAFAQDANWAFPPAAPPAAENLFDPPVYQRGAMVLHKLRETVGDETFDEILRGWPAKYRHANASTADFTAYAESVAGRGLDELWDVWLYGDGKPAKP, encoded by the coding sequence GTGACACAGCGCAACCGGACTGACCGGCACCACCGGACCGGAGCCGCCGCGGGCGGCCTCGCCGCCGCCCTCACCGCCCTCGCACTCCTCGCGGGCGGCTGTACCGAGGCGACCGGCGGCGTCCGTGGCACCCCCGGGGCCGCCGGGCTGCGCGACCCGTTCTTCCCCAAGCTCGGCAACGGCGGCTACGACGTGAGCCGCTACGCCCTCACCCTCGCCTACGACCCCCGGACCGGGCGGCTCGACGGCACCGCCGAGATCACCGCCCGCGCCACCCAGGACCTCAGCGCCTTCAACCTCGACCTCGCCGGACTCACCGTCGACCGGGCGTCCGTCGACGACGCCCCCGCCGCCGCCAACCGGGCCGGGAACGAGCTGACGCTCCGGCCGCTGGAGGAGATCCGCGAGGGCGCGGAGTTCCGGGCCAGCGTCACCTACGGGGGCGTGCCCGAGCCGATCACGGACGCGGACGGCTCCGAGGAGGGCTGGCTGCGCACCGACGACGGAGCCGTCGCGGTCGGCGAACCGGCCGGTTCGATGACCTGGTTCCCGGGCAACCACCATCCCTCCGACAAGGCCGCGTACACGCTCACGCTCACCGTCCCCGCCGGGCTCGAAGGCATCTCCAACGGCGTCAGGACCGCCCGCCGGACGACGGCCGACGGCCGCGTCACCACCGAGTGGCGCACGACCGAACCGATGGCGAGCTATCTGGCGACGGTCGCGATCGGCCGGTACGAGACGGACGGGGCGGGGTCGGCGACCGCCCCCGGTTCCCTGCCCGTCCTGACCGCCGCCGAGCGGTCGGTCGCGGCGGGAAGCGCCGCGCTCCGGGACGAGATCCCCGAGATCATCGACCGGCAGACCCGGCGCTTCGGCCCGTACCCCTTCTCCACCGCCGGTGCGATCGTCACCGAGGACGGGACGCTCGGGTACGCCCTGGAGACCCAGACGCGGCCCGTCTTCCCCGCCGCCGCTTTCGACCGGACGACACTGGTCCACGAGCTTGCCCACCAGTGGTTCGGGAACTCGGTCACGCCCGCGACCTGGCGGGATCTGTGGCTGAACGAGGGCTTCGCGACGTACGCAGAGTGGCTGTACACGGAGGAGTACGAGCACGTTCCCGCCCGGACGCACTTCGAGCGGGCCTTCGCCCAGGACGCGAACTGGGCCTTCCCGCCCGCCGCGCCGCCGGCCGCCGAGAACCTCTTCGACCCGCCCGTGTACCAGCGGGGCGCGATGGTCCTGCACAAGCTGCGCGAGACCGTCGGGGACGAGACCTTCGACGAGATCCTGCGCGGCTGGCCCGCGAAGTACCGTCACGCCAACGCCTCCACGGCCGACTTCACCGCCTACGCGGAGAGCGTCGCGGGCCGCGGTCTGGACGAGCTGTGGGACGTGTGGCTGTACGGCGACGGCAAGCCGGCGAAGCCCTAG
- a CDS encoding ABC transporter permease, whose amino-acid sequence MNTTRTRNGTTDGRPPAGGPTGSGPTGRGLTDASPGHAGLAGAFGAEWTKLWSVRAPYICLLAALAVTGVFTYYYGSIARINAHPVQPLGNAPVSSAVLVQFAVVVLAMTTVTSEYTTSGIRASLLWVPVRHRVLLAKALLTAAVSFAAGTVSAVLGMAVAWAPFSGHASFDAALATRQTLAVGGYYALVAVLTVGVSFATRHAAGALTILVTLLWALPTTLLALGGPALLAVHDLLPHSLGSHLMHGGPDTPHPPGVAVLLLAAWALAAHLTGRYLLLRRDA is encoded by the coding sequence GTGAACACGACCCGTACGCGTAACGGAACCACGGACGGCCGTCCGCCGGCGGGCGGTCCGACGGGGAGCGGTCCGACGGGCAGGGGCCTCACGGACGCGAGCCCGGGACACGCCGGCCTCGCGGGGGCATTCGGCGCAGAGTGGACCAAGCTGTGGTCCGTCCGCGCCCCGTACATCTGTCTGCTCGCGGCCCTCGCGGTCACCGGGGTGTTCACCTACTACTACGGCTCGATCGCCCGCATCAACGCCCACCCCGTCCAGCCCCTCGGCAACGCCCCCGTCTCCTCCGCGGTCCTCGTCCAGTTCGCCGTCGTCGTCCTGGCCATGACCACGGTGACCAGCGAGTACACGACCTCCGGCATCCGCGCCTCGCTCCTCTGGGTGCCCGTCCGGCACCGGGTCCTGCTCGCCAAGGCCCTGCTCACCGCCGCGGTCTCGTTCGCCGCCGGCACCGTGAGCGCGGTCCTGGGCATGGCGGTGGCCTGGGCCCCGTTCTCCGGTCACGCCTCCTTCGACGCCGCCCTGGCCACCCGTCAGACCCTCGCCGTCGGCGGCTACTACGCCCTCGTCGCCGTCCTCACCGTGGGCGTGTCCTTCGCCACCCGGCACGCCGCCGGAGCGCTCACCATCCTCGTCACCCTGCTCTGGGCGCTGCCGACCACCCTCCTGGCGCTGGGCGGCCCCGCCCTGCTCGCCGTCCACGACCTGCTCCCGCACAGCCTGGGCAGCCACCTCATGCACGGTGGCCCCGACACCCCCCATCCCCCGGGCGTGGCGGTCCTGCTCCTGGCGGCCTGGGCCCTGGCCGCCCATCTGACGGGCCGCTACCTGCTGCTCCGGCGCGACGCGTAG
- a CDS encoding sensor histidine kinase — MTAPAHRRLLGDLALWAALCGAHVVWFRGDPNPSVTRDLVLPLLVATAAVPLARHRPTAAVALAGALCAAGLADATSPAHVAVLTLGTTSCLLGVRTAGARTPLLVLAGCLAAALAVCAVLRAGPVWWFYTLTVLPTALLLPWLAGRYWRGRTELVSGGWRLARSLEERQRFVAERARLTERADIAADMHDSLGHALSLAALRAGALELSPALAARDREDLAELRGTIADAVDQLRETVTVLRTGPDALPHAAVTPADTVEALLGRAVASGVPVRWEREGPPPALSPLIERGVYRVVREALTNAVKHAPGSTVQVRITHDHARDHTRVRVVNALPVPGPSAVRPVGGHGLAGLRERVTVLGGTLWTGPYEDGFHVSATLPHRATPPHDAGEHDAAKDGGEQDVGGQDGGEQKDRTKNSGGPHTGGSASEAARRLAQVRRSTRLRLAAAFAIPAGAALFFVPAAVFLAYQLSTGVLAPSRYEELHVGGTRAELAELLPARPFPYPPDDARAAPRPPGTECVFYRSNGNLLAEVDLYRLCWSGPRLAAKDVLVP, encoded by the coding sequence ATGACAGCCCCGGCGCACCGGCGCCTCCTCGGCGACCTGGCCCTCTGGGCGGCCCTGTGCGGCGCCCACGTCGTCTGGTTCCGCGGCGACCCGAACCCCTCGGTCACGAGGGACCTGGTGCTCCCGCTCCTCGTGGCGACCGCCGCCGTCCCGCTCGCCCGGCACCGGCCGACGGCGGCGGTCGCCCTGGCCGGCGCCCTGTGCGCCGCGGGCCTGGCGGACGCCACGAGCCCCGCGCACGTCGCCGTCCTCACCCTGGGCACGACGAGCTGTCTCCTCGGGGTGCGGACCGCCGGCGCGCGCACGCCGCTGCTGGTCCTCGCGGGCTGCCTGGCCGCCGCCCTCGCCGTCTGCGCCGTCCTGCGGGCGGGGCCGGTGTGGTGGTTCTACACGCTGACGGTGCTGCCGACCGCGCTCCTCCTGCCCTGGCTCGCCGGCCGGTACTGGCGCGGGCGGACCGAGCTGGTGAGCGGCGGCTGGCGACTCGCACGCAGCCTGGAGGAACGGCAGCGGTTCGTGGCGGAGCGGGCCCGGCTGACGGAACGCGCGGACATCGCCGCCGACATGCACGACTCCCTCGGCCACGCCCTCAGCCTCGCCGCGCTGCGCGCCGGGGCCCTCGAACTCTCCCCCGCCCTCGCCGCGCGGGACCGGGAGGACCTGGCCGAGCTGCGCGGGACGATCGCGGACGCCGTCGACCAGCTGCGGGAGACGGTCACGGTGCTGCGCACGGGGCCGGACGCGCTCCCGCATGCGGCCGTGACCCCCGCCGACACCGTCGAGGCGCTGCTCGGCCGGGCCGTCGCCTCCGGCGTGCCCGTCCGGTGGGAGCGCGAGGGACCGCCGCCCGCGCTCTCCCCGCTGATCGAACGCGGCGTGTACCGGGTGGTGCGCGAAGCCCTCACCAACGCCGTCAAACACGCGCCCGGCAGCACTGTCCAGGTCCGCATCACCCACGACCACGCGCGGGACCACACCCGCGTACGGGTCGTCAACGCCCTCCCGGTGCCGGGCCCGTCGGCCGTACGGCCGGTCGGCGGCCACGGTCTGGCGGGGCTGCGGGAACGGGTCACCGTCCTCGGCGGCACCCTGTGGACCGGCCCGTACGAGGACGGCTTCCACGTCAGCGCCACCCTGCCGCACCGCGCGACCCCACCCCACGACGCCGGGGAACACGACGCCGCGAAGGACGGCGGAGAGCAGGACGTCGGAGGACAGGACGGCGGAGAGCAGAAAGACCGCACGAAGAACAGCGGCGGACCTCACACCGGCGGCTCCGCGTCCGAAGCGGCCCGGCGGCTCGCCCAGGTGCGGCGCAGCACCCGGCTCAGGCTCGCGGCCGCGTTCGCGATACCCGCCGGAGCGGCGCTCTTCTTCGTGCCGGCCGCCGTGTTCCTCGCGTACCAGCTGAGCACCGGTGTGCTGGCGCCGTCCCGCTACGAAGAACTGCACGTCGGCGGCACCCGCGCCGAGCTCGCGGAGCTGCTCCCGGCGCGCCCCTTCCCGTATCCGCCGGACGACGCGCGTGCTGCGCCGCGGCCGCCCGGCACGGAGTGCGTGTTCTACCGGTCGAACGGCAACCTCCTGGCGGAGGTCGACCTCTACCGCCTGTGCTGGTCCGGCCCGCGGCTGGCCGCCAAGGACGTGCTGGTCCCCTAG
- a CDS encoding ABC transporter ATP-binding protein has translation MIALRELTKRYGGTTAVHGLTLDVREGKVTGFLGPNGAGKSTTMRMILGLDHPTRGSALIDGRPYAALRHPVREVGALLDAKAVHPSRTARSHLVAHARSNGIPVRRVDEVLDLVGLAKAARRRAGSYSLGMFQRLGVAGALLGDPPTLILDEPVNGLDPDGVRWMRRLVRGQAAQGRTVFLSSHLMSEMQLTADHLVVIGRGRLLADTPMADFLAGGATASVRAEVPDPGERSVLVRHLAAESGVTVEAETSPSPGTVVVRGRNAAQVGDLAHRHGIRLHRLSDVGASLEEAYMELTAQSVEYVTGGENGEHDPYA, from the coding sequence GTGATCGCACTCAGAGAACTCACGAAACGGTACGGCGGCACGACGGCCGTGCACGGCCTCACCCTGGACGTCCGCGAAGGGAAGGTGACCGGCTTCCTCGGTCCCAACGGCGCCGGGAAATCCACCACGATGCGGATGATCCTCGGCCTCGACCACCCCACCCGGGGCTCCGCCCTCATCGACGGCAGGCCCTACGCGGCCCTGCGCCACCCGGTCCGAGAGGTCGGGGCGCTCCTCGACGCCAAAGCCGTGCACCCGTCCCGTACGGCCCGTTCCCATCTGGTCGCGCACGCCCGCAGCAACGGCATCCCGGTACGCCGGGTCGACGAGGTCCTGGACCTGGTGGGCCTCGCCAAGGCGGCCCGCCGCCGGGCCGGTTCGTACTCACTCGGCATGTTCCAGCGCCTCGGAGTGGCCGGGGCTCTCCTCGGCGACCCCCCGACGCTCATCCTGGACGAACCCGTCAACGGCCTCGACCCCGACGGCGTGCGCTGGATGCGCCGGCTCGTGCGGGGGCAGGCCGCCCAGGGCCGCACGGTCTTCCTCTCCAGCCATCTGATGAGCGAGATGCAGCTGACGGCCGACCACCTCGTCGTCATCGGCCGGGGCAGGCTGCTCGCCGACACCCCGATGGCCGACTTCCTCGCGGGCGGCGCCACCGCGTCCGTACGGGCCGAGGTGCCCGATCCCGGAGAACGGTCCGTTCTCGTCCGCCACCTCGCGGCCGAGTCCGGAGTGACGGTGGAGGCGGAGACATCGCCCTCCCCCGGGACGGTCGTCGTCCGGGGCCGGAACGCCGCCCAGGTCGGCGACCTCGCCCACCGCCACGGCATCCGGCTGCACCGGCTGAGCGACGTCGGGGCCTCCCTGGAGGAGGCGTACATGGAACTGACGGCACAGAGCGTCGAGTACGTGACAGGAGGGGAGAACGGTGAACACGACCCGTACGCGTAA